A genomic window from Chanodichthys erythropterus isolate Z2021 chromosome 1, ASM2448905v1, whole genome shotgun sequence includes:
- the clint1a gene encoding clathrin interactor 1a, producing MLNMWKVRELVDKATNVVMNYTETESKVREATNDDPWGPSGQLMGEIARATFMYEQFPEVMNMLWTRMLKDNKKNWRRVYKSLLLLAYLIRNGSERVVTSAREHLYDLRSIESFHCIDENGKDQGVNVRQKVKELIEFVQDDDRLREERKKAKKNRDKYIGVSSDSMSGFRYSEDKFDFKESRSKWDEDWDKSKGAFPFSEKLGEISDKIGSTIDDTINMFRKKDRDDSPDRFGETDEDRRGTRNGQTGKSEFKDDEETVTTKSVQIVQATETTATRKRGVPSKTIDLGAAAHYTGDKPSTDTNASQTTSAVNQPSSGLVDLFSADPAPAQPASKVLNSDLIGGFADFSSPAAAATLPSSAAPASSGNGDFGDWNAFPVAQPAVPVAQPVNPVGIDLFSGLQVAPAPAPSSTAPSSDLFDLMGSSQTTNFSTSQSMNFSMTTSQTIGLPTSTSQPLQTLGGPLMPQQPMAQKPNPKASVPSTWSNSNVDISLDYLGPGMQPPKPSQPTLNMMQHGVQTPVNMITQGFAGMNLGMQATPAMVRPPSNTMMGGMNMGMQPGMTGSAMSMPPMGGMPVNQGMMGMNMNMGMSTAAMGMPGSMGMGTGMPVMGMNPAMGQPKQDAFADFANFGK from the exons AACCAATGTTGTTATGAACTATACTGAAACTGAGTCTAAAGTTCGAGAAGCCACCAATGACGACCCGTGGGGACCCTCTGGACAGTTAATGGGAGAGATTGCCAG GGCTACATTCATGTATGAGCAGTTTCCAGAGGTTATGAATATGCTGTGGACCAGAATGCTGAAAGACAACAAGAAAAACTGGAGAAGAGTTTACAAG TCTTTACTGCTGCTGGCGTACCTGATTAGAAATGGATCTGAACGTGTGGTCACTAGTGCAAGAGAGCACCTGTATGACTTGCGTTCAATTGAAAGCTTTCATTGTATAG ATGAGAATGGCAAAGACCAGGGTGTCAATGTGCGTCAGAAGGTAAAGGAGCTGATAGAGTTTGTCCAGGATGATGATAGATTGAGAGAGGAGAGGAAGAAAGCCAAGAAAAACAGGGACAAGTATATAGGCGTGTCCTCTGACAGCATGTCAGGTTTCAGATACT CGGAGGACAAGTTTGATTTCAAAGAATCACGCTCGAAATGGGATGAAGACTGGGACAAAAGCAAGGGAGCTTTCCCTTTCAGTGAGAAACTGGGAGAGATCAGCGATAAGATTGGAAGCACCATTGATGACACAATCAACATGTTCCGCAAAAAAGACAGGGACGACTCTCCTGACAGATTCGG TGAGACAGATGAGGACCGTCGGGGAACACGAAACGGGCAGACGGGGAAATCCGAATTTAAAGATGATGAAGAGACGGTGACAACAAAAAGCGTCCAGATCGTCCAGGCCACGGAGACCACTGCCACTCGTAAGAGAGGTGTTCCATCCAAAACGATAGACCTGGGAGCAGCTGCGCATTACACTGGCGATAAACCCTCCACCGACACAAACGCAAGCCAG ACTACATCAGCAGTGAACCAGCCCAGTTCTGGTCTGGTGGACTTGTTCTCAGCAGATCCTGCACCTGCTCAACCAGCCTCCAAAG TTCTAAACTCTGACCTAATTGGAGGTTTTGCTGATTTCTCCTCTCCTGCAGCTGCAGCCACTCTTCCGTCATCAGCTG CCCCAGCGTCTAGTGGAAATGGAGACTTTGGTGATTGGAACGCTTTTCCTGTAGCCCAACCAGCCGTCCCGGTGGCCCAGCCTGTCAACCCTGTAGGAATAGACCTTTTCTCAGGTCTGCAGGTGGCGCCTGCTCCTGCCCCTTCATCCACAGCACCCTCATCTGACCTTTTTGACCTAATGGGCTCCTCCCAGACCACTAACTTCAGCACCTCCCAAAGCATGAACTTCTCCATGACCACCTCTCAGACCATTGGCCTACCAACGTCCACATCACAG CCTCTGCAGACTTTGGGGGGTCCACTGATGCCCCAGCAGCCGATGGCCCAGAAGCCCAATCCCAAAGCCTCTGTGCCTTCCACCTGGTCCAACTCTAATGTAGACATAAGCTTGGACTACCTTGGCCCTGGAATGCAGCCACCCAAACCTTCTCAGCCCACGCTTAACATGATGCAACATG GAGTTCAGACTCCTGTCAACATGATTACTCAGGGCTTTGCTGGAATGAACCTGGGCATGCAGGCTACCCCTGCAATGGTCAGACCTCCCAGCAACACCATGATGGGAGGAATGAACATGGGCATGCAGCCTGGCATGACAGGTAGTGCCATGTCCATGCCACCTATGGGAGGGATGCCAGTCAATCAGGGAATGATGGGAATGAATATGAACATGGGTATGTCTACAGCTGCCATGGGGATGCCAGGAAGCATGGGCATGGGTACAGGAATGCCGGTCATGGGGATGAACCCTGCCATGGGACAGCCTAAACAAGATGCCTTTGCAGATTTTGCCAACTTTGGGAAATGA
- the lsm11 gene encoding U7 snRNA-associated Sm-like protein LSm11: MEESERESESGRCSAPSQTSDQQIPTETSDQKLETDEDDIKTKLDISSDKFDPLLALYSPQVPLPYPNIKCFNNIAEYESFMKGGRGRAKPENVEKRLRKAQKGKADPERIERLKKLMVNNPVEEEEGEGSGVKRPPRQRKAAKNVLTRMPLHKGSPLGELNRCVQEKIRVKVHIRTFKGLRGVCSGFVVAFDKFWNLAMVDVDETFREPLLGQALYHEKALTVTRLFEKLKVQETVALSAVERKGGDNLLKSDPYSSSSQLGDRTGRRTNPKHTQERSELSEKDKSASKVTQKSESKPQVKYGRVHTRHVNQLFIRGENVLLVNIQQD; the protein is encoded by the exons ATGgaggagagtgagagagagtcGGAAAGTGGGCGATGTTCAGCACCTTCCCAAACATCTGACCAGCAAATCCCTACCGAGACTTCCGACCAAAAACTAGAGACTGACGAAGATGATATCAAAACTAAGTTGGACATCAGTTCGGATAAGTTTGACCCCTTACTCGCTCTATATTCCCCACAAGTGCCACTGCCTTACCCCAATATCAAGTGTTTTAATAACATCGCAGAATATGAGAGCTTTATGAAAGGCGGTCGAGGCCGAGCGAAACCCGAAAATGTGGAGAAAAGACTCCGAAAAGCACAGAAAGGTAAAGCAGACCCGGAGAGGATAGAGAGGCTGAAGAAACTCATGGTGAACAACCCGgttgaggaggaggagggagaggGAAGCGGAGTCAAACGACCGCCTCGACAGCGAAAAGCGGCCAAAAATGTGCTTACCAGAATGCCAC TGCATAAAGGCAGTCCATTGGGAGAGCTCAATAGGTGCGTCCAGGAGAAAATCAGAGTCAAAGTTCACATCCGGACCTTTAAAGGGCTTCGGGGAGTGTGTTCTGGCTTTGTGGTGGCATTCGATAAGTTCTGGAACCTG GCAATGGTGGATGTGGATGAAACGTTCAGGGAGCCTCTTTTGGGACAAGCTCTTTATCATGAGAAGGCACTTACTGTCACAAGG CTATTTGAAAAACTGAAAGTTCAAGAGACTGTGGCCCTCAGTGCGGTTGAGAGGAAAGGAGGAGATAACCTCTTAAAGTCAGACCCATACAGTAGTTCATCTCAACTCGGAGACCGAACCGGTAGGAGAACCAACCCCAAACATACCCAGGAAAGATCCGAACTCTCTGAGAAAGACAAGAGTGCATCAAAAGTGACACAGAAATCTGAAAGCAAGCCTCAAGTGAAGTATGGAAGAGTGCACACGCGCCATGTCAATCAGCTATTTATACGAGGAGAAAACGTTCTTCTTGTAAACATACAACAGGACTAA